A genomic segment from Chrysemys picta bellii isolate R12L10 chromosome 11, ASM1138683v2, whole genome shotgun sequence encodes:
- the TMEM198 gene encoding transmembrane protein 198 yields MTSTVQTLRFKLLPHDTGQEWVHSCEQEIERRYQVVPSVVCAMCCLFGIIYCFFGYRCFKAVMFLTGLMFGSIIIFMLCYKERVLDTQLSVEASVGIGLGIGVLCGLVTMLVRSVGLFMVGLLLGLLLALATLVAMEQFYHPPTVWIPIGLLLGVGMLGAVLTLQWQKFFTTLSTAVFGSAIMTVTVDYFIELLLLVQYVYERVKVAPARPMCWYSWVILGVWPVLAMLGVLVQWKVTAEGYSHTEVVISRQQRRVQLMRIKQREERKEKKKKRRPPHPLPHPHKAHLPEPSYRRKPTPVRRFDGDVLSPSYIQSFRERQTGTSLSSLITSTHAVVDLDYDCGSTVPLTMGSGPALRV; encoded by the exons ATGACTTCAACTGTGCAGACGCTGCGCTTCAAGCTGCTGCCGCACGACACCGGGCAGGAGTGGGTgcacagctgcgagcaggagATCGAGCGCCGGTACCAGGTGGTGCCCTCTGTCGTGTGCGCCATGTGCTGCCTCTTTGGGATCATCTACTGCTTCTTCG GCTACCGCTGCTTCAAGGCCGTCATGTTCCTGACCGGGCTGATGTTTGGCTCCATCATCATCTTCATGCTGTGCTACAAGGAGCGGGTGCTGGACACGCAGCTGAGCGTGGAGGCCTCGGTGGGCATCGGGCTGGGCATCGGTGTCCTGTGCGGGCTGGTCACCATGCTGGTGCGCAGCGTCGGGCTCTTCAtggtggggctgctgctggggttgCTGCTGGCGCTGGCCACGCTGGTGGCCATGGAGCAGTTCTACCACCCGCCCACGGTGTGGATCCCCATCGGGCTGCTGCTGGGCGTGGGCATGCTCGGCGCCGTGCTCACCCTGCAGTGGCAgaagttcttcaccaccctctcCACGGCCGTCTTCGGCAGCGCCATCATGACCGTCACCGTCGACTACTTCatcgagctgctgctgctggtgcagtaCGTCTACGAGCGCGTCAAGGTGGCGCCCGCGCGGCCCATGTGCTGGTACAGCTGGGTCATCCTGGGCGTCTGGCCTGTCCTCGCCATGCTGGGCGTGCTGGTGCAGTGGAAAGTCACGGCCGAGGGGTACTCCCACACCGAAG TGGTTATCAGCCGGCAGCAGCGCCGGGTGCAGCTGATGAGGATCAAGCAGCGGGAGGAGCggaaggaaaagaagaagaagcggaggcccccccatccccttccccacccacacaAGGCCCACCTGCCCGAGCCCAGCTACCGCCGCAAGCCAACCCCCGTGCGCCGCTTCGACGGGGACGTGCTCTCCCCC AGCTACATCCAGAGCTTCCGGGAGCGGCAGACGGGGACGTCGCTGAGCAGCCTCATCACAAGCACGCACGCCGTGGTCGACCTGGACTATGACTGCGGCTCTACGGTGCCCTTGACCATGGGCTCTGGCCCAGCGCTTCGGGTATAG